One Trichocoleus desertorum ATA4-8-CV12 DNA window includes the following coding sequences:
- a CDS encoding PAS domain S-box protein, whose amino-acid sequence MLLVNRSLLLRYGIAVLGVAVALLLQSPLSHLLESQIPLLLLFSVVIGSAWYGGFGPGMVATLLATISCAYFYVSPFPFFTNLASEPTIELGLFALEGALISLLSAQLHTAQKRTEVSWLRSKQHQETLRRSEEQYRLLVENVKDYAIFMLDTRGRVTSWSLGAERILGYQEAEILEQHFSCFFTTEDVQQAQPDQELKQAIAEDRAEDERWHVRKDGSRFYTSGITTALRDRFGQLQGFSKLMRDMTERKQAEEALQQAHDRLETEVINRTSELSEANVALQAQIAERLRTEAWLRNDAERLAAIIDTQHDIATAELDLLRVMTLIAERTQKITSATGAVILLPNGNDMVYRVASGTAAPHTGLRVSIDSSLSGQCFRTGEILRCDNAENDPRINHEVYHHVGARSMIAVPLRYERRISGVLKVLSSEVNAFSDQDAHTLRLMAGFIAAAVMHAAEFEARQAMVVEHTIALTALRESEERFKGAFHDSAVGMALIATDGRFLQVNRSLCQILGYAESDLLNTNFQAVTHPEDLDRSLTFVCQMLTGEIQSYEMEKRYFHKQGQIVWVLLNVSLVHNSQGEPVHFIAQIQDITERKQAEEERAQLISEQAARAVAEAAEQRSTFLAEASAVLASSLDYEATLISLARLAVPYLADVCVIDMMEDEKSLRPLTVAHIDPYKENLARQLQQYSPLRLNHLRPVFEVLQTGESQLLEHVSEAAIATSTDDPDYLRLIRSLCPKSVMIVPLMAAGRIIGIISFATSESERRYNTIDLTLAEDLARRAALAVDNARLYKEAQDANRMKDEFLATLSHELRTPLNSILGWSRLLTNRKFDETTTTKALETIERNAQSQAQLVEDILDVSRIVQGKLQLQVRPVELLAVIEAATDAVRPAAEAKAISLKSRLNGVGSHVLGDPDRLQQIVWNLLSNAIKFTPRGGQVEISLEPTDTWIQIQVTDTGQGIHPEFLPHVFDRFRQADSTSTRSYGGLGLGLAIVRHLVELQGGTVSAESPGQGQGATFTVKLPPLVIPSTNGALAPTSHCLLQSAAHTFDPSLLQGVTVLVVDDENDARELLQTILEQSGANVTAVASVAEAIAAYEAIRPDILISDIAMPGEDGYALIHKVKTLEDYQAKPMPAIALTAYAREEDQDQALSAGFQMHFAKPVEPTSLVSALANLLGRNVTA is encoded by the coding sequence ATGCTGCTAGTCAACCGCTCATTACTACTGCGCTATGGGATTGCTGTTCTAGGAGTGGCAGTCGCTTTACTTCTGCAATCCCCACTATCTCATCTCTTAGAGTCACAAATTCCCCTTCTACTCCTCTTTAGTGTTGTTATTGGCAGTGCCTGGTACGGCGGCTTCGGCCCAGGAATGGTGGCCACTCTTTTAGCTACGATTAGCTGTGCCTATTTTTACGTATCACCATTTCCCTTTTTCACTAATCTAGCTTCAGAGCCAACCATTGAGTTAGGACTGTTTGCCTTAGAGGGAGCTTTAATCAGTTTACTGAGTGCCCAGTTACATACGGCGCAAAAGCGGACAGAAGTGTCGTGGCTCAGGTCAAAGCAGCATCAGGAAACACTGCGTCGGAGTGAAGAACAGTATCGCCTGCTAGTAGAAAATGTCAAAGATTACGCCATATTCATGCTCGATACGCGGGGGCGGGTCACTAGTTGGAGCCTTGGGGCTGAGCGCATTTTAGGCTACCAGGAAGCTGAAATTTTAGAGCAGCATTTTTCTTGCTTTTTTACCACCGAAGATGTGCAACAGGCGCAGCCAGACCAGGAATTAAAGCAAGCGATCGCCGAAGATCGAGCCGAAGATGAGCGTTGGCACGTGCGGAAAGATGGTAGCCGCTTTTATACGAGTGGAATCACGACTGCGTTGCGCGATCGCTTTGGGCAACTCCAAGGCTTTTCTAAGCTCATGCGCGACATGACCGAGCGCAAACAAGCCGAAGAAGCACTCCAGCAAGCCCATGATCGCTTAGAGACAGAGGTAATCAACCGGACCTCTGAGCTTTCGGAAGCTAATGTAGCCCTCCAAGCCCAAATTGCGGAGCGCTTACGCACAGAAGCTTGGTTGCGGAATGATGCCGAGCGACTGGCAGCCATTATTGACACCCAGCATGACATTGCCACCGCAGAACTCGATTTGTTGCGAGTCATGACTTTAATTGCGGAACGAACCCAAAAAATCACCTCTGCTACAGGTGCAGTAATTTTGTTGCCCAACGGCAATGACATGGTCTATAGAGTCGCTAGCGGTACGGCAGCTCCCCACACGGGCTTGCGGGTCAGCATAGATTCCAGCCTTTCAGGGCAGTGCTTCCGGACGGGCGAAATTTTGCGCTGTGACAATGCCGAAAACGACCCTCGCATCAACCATGAGGTTTATCATCACGTCGGAGCCCGCTCCATGATTGCCGTGCCTCTACGCTATGAGCGTAGAATTTCGGGAGTTCTAAAGGTTTTATCTTCCGAGGTCAACGCCTTTAGCGACCAGGATGCTCACACACTGCGGTTAATGGCAGGCTTTATTGCAGCAGCTGTGATGCACGCGGCTGAATTTGAAGCTCGACAAGCAATGGTCGTAGAACACACGATTGCCCTTACAGCTCTGCGGGAAAGCGAAGAGCGCTTTAAAGGAGCCTTTCATGATTCAGCGGTAGGAATGGCTTTGATCGCCACAGATGGCCGATTCTTACAAGTGAATCGCTCCCTTTGCCAAATACTGGGTTATGCAGAGTCCGATCTGCTCAATACCAACTTTCAAGCCGTCACTCACCCAGAGGATCTGGACAGAAGTCTGACCTTTGTCTGCCAAATGCTGACTGGAGAGATTCAGTCGTATGAGATGGAAAAGCGCTACTTCCACAAGCAAGGGCAGATCGTTTGGGTTTTGCTTAATGTATCCCTGGTGCACAACTCTCAAGGCGAGCCTGTACACTTTATTGCCCAGATTCAAGACATTACAGAACGTAAGCAAGCAGAAGAAGAACGAGCCCAGCTGATCTCTGAGCAAGCGGCGCGTGCAGTGGCCGAAGCAGCCGAACAACGCTCAACATTTCTGGCAGAAGCCAGCGCTGTCCTAGCTTCCTCTCTGGACTATGAAGCAACGCTGATCAGCCTTGCCCGCTTGGCAGTGCCTTATCTGGCTGATGTATGTGTCATCGACATGATGGAAGACGAAAAATCTCTGCGCCCTCTCACTGTCGCCCACATTGATCCTTACAAAGAAAATTTAGCGCGGCAACTCCAGCAATATTCGCCTCTGCGACTCAACCACTTACGTCCTGTATTCGAAGTCTTACAGACAGGAGAATCACAACTGTTGGAGCATGTTTCAGAAGCAGCGATCGCCACCTCAACAGATGATCCTGACTATTTACGACTGATTCGATCGCTCTGTCCCAAATCTGTGATGATTGTGCCTCTGATGGCAGCAGGGCGAATCATCGGCATCATTTCCTTTGCCACTTCTGAATCAGAGCGACGTTACAACACCATTGACTTAACGCTAGCTGAAGATTTAGCTCGTCGGGCGGCGTTAGCAGTAGACAACGCCAGACTCTACAAAGAAGCTCAGGATGCGAACCGGATGAAAGATGAGTTTCTGGCTACCCTTTCCCATGAGTTACGGACCCCCTTAAATTCAATTCTGGGTTGGTCCCGACTGCTGACCAACCGCAAGTTTGATGAAACCACCACGACTAAAGCTTTAGAAACGATTGAGCGTAACGCCCAATCCCAAGCCCAGTTGGTTGAAGATATTTTGGATGTCTCACGAATTGTGCAAGGCAAGTTGCAATTGCAGGTGCGGCCTGTGGAATTACTGGCTGTGATCGAAGCCGCCACAGATGCCGTGCGCCCTGCTGCCGAGGCCAAAGCCATCAGCTTAAAGTCTCGGTTAAATGGGGTAGGCAGTCACGTCCTAGGAGACCCCGATCGCCTGCAACAGATTGTCTGGAATTTGTTGTCCAATGCGATTAAGTTCACCCCTAGAGGAGGTCAAGTCGAAATTAGCCTGGAGCCTACAGATACCTGGATTCAAATTCAAGTGACAGATACAGGTCAAGGCATCCATCCCGAATTTCTGCCCCACGTCTTCGATCGCTTTCGCCAAGCAGACAGCACCAGTACACGATCGTATGGCGGCTTAGGCTTAGGTCTGGCAATCGTCCGTCATCTCGTAGAGTTGCAAGGTGGCACTGTCAGTGCCGAAAGCCCTGGGCAAGGCCAAGGTGCTACCTTTACCGTAAAGCTGCCGCCTTTAGTTATCCCTTCTACCAATGGAGCGCTTGCTCCTACTTCTCACTGCTTGCTCCAGAGTGCTGCCCACACCTTCGATCCTTCTCTACTTCAAGGGGTGACTGTCTTAGTAGTTGATGATGAAAACGATGCTAGAGAACTGCTACAAACCATTTTGGAGCAGTCTGGGGCCAATGTGACTGCGGTTGCTTCCGTCGCTGAGGCGATCGCTGCTTACGAAGCCATCCGACCTGACATTCTCATTAGCGACATTGCTATGCCTGGTGAAGACGGCTATGCCCTAATTCATAAAGTCAAAACGTTGGAAGATTACCAAGCCAAGCCGATGCCTGCGATCGCGTTAACCGCCTATGCCAGAGAAGAGGATCAAGATCAGGCATTGAGTGCAGGATTTCAGATGCATTTTGCTAAACCTGTAGAGCCAACTTCTCTAGTCAGTGCCCTGGCTAACTTACTCGGTCGGAATGTAACAGCCTGA
- a CDS encoding peptidylprolyl isomerase: MVQAKIGDTVTVHYTGRLDDGTVFDSSTNRDPLEFTLGQGDLIPGFEKAVVGMSPGESKTEKIPVEQAYGPYREEMVVEIDRQQMPEDLEPAVGQQLQVREETGGVIPVVITDVNDGTVTLDANHPLAGEELTFDIQLVEIA, from the coding sequence ATGGTACAAGCAAAAATCGGTGATACCGTAACCGTTCACTACACAGGTCGTCTAGATGATGGCACTGTATTCGACTCCTCGACGAATCGCGATCCTCTGGAATTTACTCTTGGTCAAGGCGACCTAATTCCTGGTTTTGAGAAAGCTGTAGTGGGTATGAGCCCAGGAGAATCTAAAACCGAGAAAATTCCAGTCGAGCAAGCTTATGGCCCTTACCGTGAAGAAATGGTAGTCGAGATCGATCGGCAGCAAATGCCAGAAGATTTAGAGCCTGCCGTGGGGCAGCAACTACAAGTTCGCGAAGAAACTGGGGGGGTGATTCCAGTGGTCATCACCGACGTCAACGATGGCACCGTCACTCTAGATGCCAATCACCCTCTGGCAGGCGAAGAGTTAACCTTTGACATTCAACTGGTAGAAATCGCCTAA
- the gatB gene encoding Asp-tRNA(Asn)/Glu-tRNA(Gln) amidotransferase subunit GatB, with product MTTAAPVKTQYEAIIGLETHCQLKTDTKIFCNCSTEFGGDPNSQICPVCMGMPGVLPVLNQKVLEYAVKTGTALNCQIAPFSKFDRKQYFYPDLPKNYQISQFDLPIAEHGWIEIELVDSDGNSTRKRIGITRLHMEEDAGKLVHGGSDRLAGSSFSLVDYNRTGVPLLEIVSEPDLRTGQEAAEYAQELRRIIRYLGVGDGNMQEGSLRCDVNVSIRPVGQEAFGTKVEIKNMNSFSAIQKAIEYEIERQTQALETGERIVQETRLWEEGSQRTISMRIKEGSSDYRYFPEPDLTSIQVTTEQLEQWRSELPELPAQKRHRYETELGLSPYDARVLTDDRSVAEYFETAIAAGASSKPAANWIMGDIAAYLNANKLNITEIGLKPEALAELVKLIEDNTISNNAGKEILPDLLANGGSPTKIVEERGLAQLSDPDAIAAIIDEVIAANPKELEQYRGGKTKLLGFFVGQVLKKTSGRANPKLTNQLLAQKLNP from the coding sequence ATGACGACTGCTGCTCCAGTTAAGACTCAGTACGAAGCGATTATTGGCCTTGAAACCCACTGTCAGCTCAAGACTGACACGAAGATCTTTTGCAATTGCTCCACCGAATTTGGCGGCGACCCTAACAGCCAAATTTGCCCAGTTTGCATGGGTATGCCGGGGGTGCTACCAGTACTGAACCAGAAGGTGCTGGAGTACGCGGTTAAGACAGGCACGGCACTCAACTGCCAAATTGCCCCCTTTAGTAAGTTCGATCGCAAGCAGTATTTCTATCCCGACTTGCCCAAAAACTACCAAATCTCTCAGTTTGATTTACCGATCGCTGAGCATGGCTGGATAGAAATTGAGCTAGTAGACTCAGATGGTAATTCCACCCGCAAGCGCATCGGCATTACCCGTCTGCATATGGAAGAAGATGCGGGCAAACTGGTGCATGGTGGCAGCGATCGCCTTGCAGGTTCAAGTTTCTCCCTGGTGGACTACAACCGCACCGGAGTCCCTCTACTAGAAATCGTTTCCGAGCCAGATTTACGCACAGGGCAAGAAGCGGCTGAGTACGCGCAAGAACTCCGTCGCATCATCCGTTATCTGGGTGTGGGTGATGGCAACATGCAGGAAGGCTCCTTGCGTTGCGATGTCAACGTTTCCATCCGTCCCGTGGGGCAGGAGGCGTTTGGCACCAAAGTCGAAATCAAAAACATGAACTCCTTCAGCGCCATTCAAAAAGCGATCGAGTACGAAATTGAACGGCAAACTCAGGCTCTAGAAACTGGGGAACGCATTGTTCAAGAAACTCGCCTTTGGGAAGAAGGCTCGCAGCGCACGATTAGTATGCGGATCAAGGAAGGGTCCAGCGATTACCGCTACTTCCCCGAACCAGATCTAACCTCGATTCAAGTGACGACTGAGCAGCTAGAGCAATGGCGATCGGAACTGCCCGAACTGCCAGCGCAAAAGCGGCACCGCTATGAAACCGAGTTGGGCTTGTCTCCCTATGACGCGCGAGTCCTCACCGATGATCGCAGCGTGGCTGAGTACTTTGAGACCGCGATCGCAGCGGGAGCTAGTTCTAAACCTGCGGCCAACTGGATCATGGGCGACATTGCGGCCTACCTCAACGCCAACAAGCTCAACATTACCGAAATTGGCCTCAAACCAGAGGCGCTGGCAGAACTCGTCAAGCTAATTGAAGACAACACCATCAGCAACAATGCCGGGAAGGAAATTCTACCTGACCTGCTAGCGAATGGGGGTTCTCCCACCAAAATTGTGGAGGAGCGCGGCTTAGCTCAACTCTCTGACCCTGACGCGATCGCCGCCATCATTGATGAAGTGATCGCAGCCAACCCCAAAGAACTAGAGCAGTACCGAGGTGGCAAAACCAAGCTGCTGGGCTTCTTTGTCGGTCAGGTGCTCAAGAAAACGAGTGGACGCGCCAACCCTAAACTGACCAATCAGTTGTTAGCCCAAAAGTTAAATCCATAG
- the argJ gene encoding bifunctional ornithine acetyltransferase/N-acetylglutamate synthase codes for MSDWRKIPGGITAPRGYRAAGIAAGLKPSGLPDLALILSDVEAIAAGVFTTSQVRAACVDYCRERLQAKGSAQAILCNAGQANAATGSPGWIDAIESAQSLAQALNISSDSILLASTGVIGQRIPMDALKAAIPHLVAAASDQGSEHAAQAIITTDLVTKSIALETTLQGRPVRIGGIAKGSGMIHPNMATMLAFVTCDATVSPPLWQDMLSRAADRSFNQITVDGDTSTNDTLLALANGQSRTPAITEPGPDADKLEAMLTEVCAYLAKAIARDGEGATCLIEVQVSGAPDDSSARQIARTIAGSSLVKSAIFGHDPNWGRIAAAAGRAGVSFGQENLQIKLGDFLLMDQGQPQKVDRAAASDYLKQATAKGMLPPDMVSTQLSHDLMVMKHGELVAFPRLDTSETQAQNVVAIAVSIGNESGSGTAWGCDLSYDYVKINAEYTT; via the coding sequence ATGTCAGATTGGCGAAAAATTCCCGGTGGAATCACAGCTCCAAGAGGATACCGGGCTGCGGGAATTGCTGCTGGCTTGAAACCCTCTGGCCTACCCGACTTAGCTTTGATCTTGTCCGATGTCGAGGCGATCGCGGCGGGCGTTTTTACCACCAGTCAAGTCCGAGCTGCTTGCGTGGACTACTGCCGAGAGCGCTTACAAGCTAAAGGAAGTGCCCAAGCCATTCTCTGCAATGCGGGTCAAGCCAATGCGGCCACTGGCTCCCCAGGCTGGATTGACGCGATCGAAAGTGCCCAAAGTTTAGCCCAGGCTCTCAATATTTCTTCAGACTCAATTTTGCTAGCTTCAACTGGGGTGATTGGTCAGCGCATCCCGATGGACGCCTTGAAAGCTGCCATTCCCCATCTCGTCGCCGCCGCTTCTGATCAAGGCTCCGAGCATGCCGCTCAAGCGATCATTACCACTGACCTCGTTACTAAATCGATCGCGTTAGAAACCACCTTGCAGGGTCGTCCGGTGCGGATCGGGGGCATTGCTAAAGGCTCGGGGATGATTCACCCCAATATGGCGACGATGTTAGCCTTTGTTACCTGCGATGCCACCGTTTCCCCGCCCCTCTGGCAAGACATGCTGAGCCGCGCTGCCGATCGCAGCTTTAATCAAATCACGGTGGATGGCGACACCAGCACGAACGATACCCTCTTAGCCCTTGCCAACGGTCAGTCTCGGACTCCTGCCATTACTGAACCTGGACCCGATGCCGACAAGCTAGAGGCGATGTTGACGGAAGTTTGTGCTTATCTGGCTAAAGCGATCGCCCGTGACGGCGAAGGAGCCACTTGCTTAATTGAGGTGCAAGTCTCCGGTGCGCCAGACGACAGCTCAGCTCGGCAAATTGCTCGCACGATCGCAGGTTCTTCCTTAGTCAAATCAGCCATTTTTGGTCATGACCCGAACTGGGGCCGTATTGCTGCTGCTGCTGGCCGTGCGGGAGTTTCCTTTGGACAGGAAAATCTGCAAATCAAGTTAGGTGACTTTTTGCTGATGGATCAGGGTCAGCCTCAGAAGGTCGATCGCGCAGCTGCCAGCGACTACCTCAAGCAAGCAACTGCCAAAGGCATGCTACCTCCCGATATGGTTAGCACCCAGCTAAGCCATGACTTGATGGTCATGAAGCATGGCGAGTTAGTTGCCTTCCCTCGCCTTGACACCAGTGAAACCCAAGCTCAAAACGTCGTCGCGATCGCAGTGAGTATCGGTAACGAATCTGGCTCTGGCACCGCCTGGGGTTGCGACCTCAGTTACGATTACGTCAAAATCAACGCCGAGTACACCACATAA
- the hemH gene encoding ferrochelatase: MGRTGVLLLNLGGPDQLEDVRPFLFNLFSDPEIIRLPFPWLQKPLAWFIATSRAKKSQENYRQIGGGSPLRRITEAQAQAIQDSLQQKGHDASVYIGMRYWHPFTEEAIARIKRDQIEKVVILPLYPQFSISTSGSSFRLLEKLWQEDPALNQIKYTTIASWYSRPGYLQAMAQLIAQELDKFPNPEQVHIFFSAHGVPVSYVEEAGDPYQKEIEECTALIMQTLDRPNTHTLAYQSRVGPVEWLKPYTEDAIVELGAQGVQDLVVVPISFVSEHIETLQEIDIEYRELAEESGIHHFQRVPALDTHPGFIEDLANLVVEALEAPPIALSQVTQIKKMVKMYPQERWEWGLTTAAEVWNGRIAMLGFIALMIELLSGHGPLHFVGLL; this comes from the coding sequence ATGGGTCGTACTGGCGTTCTATTACTCAATTTAGGTGGGCCTGATCAACTGGAGGATGTCCGTCCCTTCCTGTTCAACCTATTCTCCGATCCAGAGATCATTCGACTGCCTTTCCCTTGGTTGCAGAAGCCTCTAGCCTGGTTTATCGCCACGAGCCGAGCCAAGAAATCCCAGGAAAATTATCGGCAGATTGGTGGCGGCTCCCCTCTACGGCGCATTACAGAAGCTCAGGCTCAAGCCATCCAAGACTCATTGCAGCAGAAAGGGCACGATGCCTCGGTCTACATTGGCATGCGCTACTGGCATCCCTTTACAGAGGAAGCGATCGCCCGCATTAAGCGCGATCAAATTGAAAAGGTAGTAATTCTGCCCCTATACCCTCAGTTTTCCATTAGCACCAGTGGCTCTAGCTTCCGCTTACTAGAGAAGCTTTGGCAAGAAGACCCTGCTCTCAACCAAATTAAATACACAACGATAGCGTCTTGGTACAGCCGTCCTGGTTATCTCCAGGCGATGGCCCAGTTAATTGCTCAGGAGCTAGATAAATTCCCCAACCCAGAGCAGGTGCATATCTTCTTCAGCGCTCATGGTGTTCCCGTCAGTTATGTGGAAGAAGCAGGCGATCCCTATCAAAAAGAGATTGAGGAATGCACAGCGCTGATTATGCAGACCCTCGATCGACCCAATACTCACACACTGGCCTATCAAAGCCGCGTGGGGCCAGTAGAGTGGCTAAAACCCTATACCGAAGATGCGATCGTGGAACTGGGAGCCCAAGGGGTCCAAGATCTAGTGGTCGTCCCTATTAGCTTCGTTTCCGAACACATCGAAACCTTGCAGGAAATTGACATTGAGTACCGAGAGTTAGCGGAAGAGTCTGGAATTCACCACTTTCAACGGGTGCCAGCTCTGGATACCCATCCTGGTTTTATTGAGGATTTGGCCAATCTGGTGGTAGAGGCATTGGAGGCTCCGCCCATTGCTCTGTCTCAAGTCACCCAGATCAAGAAGATGGTGAAGATGTATCCTCAAGAGCGCTGGGAGTGGGGTCTGACGACTGCGGCGGAAGTTTGGAATGGCCGAATTGCCATGTTGGGCTTCATTGCCTTGATGATCGAGCTACTAAGTGGTCATGGTCCTCTGCACTTTGTGGGCTTGCTATAA
- a CDS encoding DUF4126 domain-containing protein: protein MIEILAALSASSAAGLRIALPLLVIGLLQGGDLWSRVPILAHIPPPVVIGVLVSWSLVEVSISKRRLGQRALQIIQVIFSPIVGALMGMAIARVAEMPTWLVGLIGVTGGLLALVLQLVQIGWFYRLRKLPLWMVFAQDGLCVILVLFAFDAPREGGLIALLLLWLAIRSSKEWRRWYVEQAHPSDRQQPRRRKREPD, encoded by the coding sequence ATGATTGAGATTCTAGCCGCGCTCTCCGCTTCTTCGGCAGCAGGTTTAAGAATTGCTTTGCCGTTATTGGTTATTGGGTTGCTGCAAGGCGGAGACTTGTGGTCCCGTGTGCCAATCTTGGCTCATATTCCACCCCCTGTAGTAATTGGGGTGTTAGTGAGTTGGTCCTTAGTAGAAGTCTCAATCTCGAAGCGGCGATTAGGACAGCGGGCTTTACAAATCATTCAAGTTATTTTTAGCCCCATTGTCGGCGCTTTGATGGGGATGGCGATCGCTCGCGTCGCTGAGATGCCGACGTGGTTAGTAGGGCTGATCGGTGTCACTGGGGGTCTGCTAGCGCTAGTTTTACAGCTCGTGCAAATCGGCTGGTTTTACCGCTTACGCAAGCTACCGCTTTGGATGGTTTTTGCTCAAGATGGCCTATGTGTTATCTTAGTCCTCTTTGCGTTTGATGCTCCCCGTGAAGGTGGACTCATTGCCTTATTGCTGCTGTGGCTGGCTATTCGGAGTTCTAAAGAGTGGCGGCGCTGGTATGTCGAGCAAGCTCATCCTAGCGATCGCCAGCAACCCCGACGACGCAAGCGAGAACCAGACTAG
- a CDS encoding ATP-dependent RecD-like DNA helicase, with translation MSTSSPSYGQANAAPSAQTEQLQGVVERLTFHSEESGYTVARLKAPRARDLVTIVGTFPNIQAGQTLQMQGLWRDHPKFGPQFEVTYYQETKPATLTGIEKYLGSGLIKGIGPVTAKRIVAHFGLETLEVIENHCDRLGEVPGIAKKRVKMIQAAWETQKAIKEVMLFLQSHGVSTTYAVKIYKQYGAESIATVTNNPYQLATDVYGIGFVTADAIARNLGIAPDSEFRYRSGLLHVLSEASEEGHCFLPQPELVERTVQRLALTDHEPDPEQISAIVTQMGLEDQLVMQGGSGELQGQFICYKPAFFQAETNMAERLRQWLQRPVTVDLPRVQAWIDRFTAKTGLALSEQQRQAVEMAASQRVLILTGGPGCGKTFTTRTIVALWKAMGKAIALAAPTGRAAQRLSEMTGQEAKTLHRLLEFDPKTFGFKRGYDNPLETQAVIVDESSMLDLFLANSLIKAVPLDAQMLLVGDIDQLPSVGPGNVLRDLIRSKQVPVIRLTEVFRQAQASHIVRNAHRINQGQVPQLEPVSAAPQTDCLWLGAPQPEDGVQAIHDLINDLIPQLGFVPAQDVQVLCPMTRGEVGTRNLNTVLQQLINPPYSGKTETTRGGMILRVGDRVIQQVNDYDREVFNGDLGVISAIDPEEQEVSVRFGDRLINYDRADLNEITLAWSITTHKAQGSEYPVVILPLYLQHYMMLSRNLLYTALTRAKQLAILVGPKKAIAIAVNQVKDQQRYTALARRLR, from the coding sequence ATGTCCACTTCTTCACCATCCTATGGACAAGCAAATGCCGCCCCATCTGCTCAAACCGAGCAACTGCAAGGAGTGGTGGAGCGCCTAACTTTTCATTCGGAAGAGTCGGGTTATACGGTCGCTCGGTTAAAGGCTCCGCGTGCCAGGGACTTGGTGACAATTGTGGGCACCTTTCCTAATATCCAAGCGGGTCAAACGTTGCAGATGCAAGGGCTGTGGCGAGATCATCCCAAGTTTGGTCCTCAGTTTGAGGTGACTTATTACCAGGAAACCAAGCCCGCCACCCTGACAGGAATTGAGAAATATCTAGGGAGTGGCCTGATTAAGGGGATTGGCCCTGTGACTGCTAAGCGCATTGTGGCGCACTTTGGCCTAGAAACTCTAGAGGTCATTGAAAATCACTGCGATCGCCTGGGAGAAGTCCCCGGCATTGCTAAGAAGCGGGTCAAAATGATCCAGGCGGCTTGGGAAACGCAAAAGGCGATCAAAGAGGTGATGCTGTTTCTCCAAAGTCACGGCGTTTCTACCACCTATGCCGTCAAAATCTATAAGCAGTATGGGGCAGAATCGATCGCCACGGTTACTAACAACCCCTATCAATTGGCAACTGATGTCTACGGCATTGGCTTTGTCACCGCAGATGCGATCGCCCGAAATCTCGGTATTGCTCCAGATTCAGAATTTCGCTACCGTAGCGGTCTGTTGCATGTTTTGTCAGAGGCAAGCGAGGAAGGGCATTGCTTTTTACCCCAGCCAGAGTTGGTAGAGCGCACGGTGCAGCGCTTAGCCTTGACGGACCACGAGCCAGACCCGGAGCAGATCTCGGCGATCGTGACCCAAATGGGTTTGGAAGATCAATTGGTGATGCAAGGTGGCTCTGGCGAGTTACAAGGTCAATTCATTTGCTATAAACCTGCCTTCTTCCAAGCAGAGACCAATATGGCAGAGCGGCTGCGGCAATGGTTGCAGCGCCCAGTCACCGTGGATTTGCCCAGAGTCCAAGCTTGGATTGACCGCTTTACCGCCAAAACTGGATTGGCTCTTTCTGAGCAACAACGTCAAGCCGTAGAAATGGCCGCAAGTCAGCGGGTGCTGATTTTGACTGGAGGCCCAGGCTGCGGCAAAACCTTTACCACACGGACAATTGTGGCGCTCTGGAAAGCAATGGGGAAGGCGATCGCACTGGCTGCCCCTACCGGACGGGCCGCGCAACGGCTGAGTGAAATGACCGGACAGGAAGCTAAAACCCTACATCGTCTGTTGGAGTTTGACCCGAAAACTTTTGGCTTTAAACGCGGTTACGACAATCCTCTAGAAACTCAGGCTGTGATTGTAGACGAATCCTCGATGTTGGATTTGTTTCTCGCCAACTCCTTGATCAAGGCTGTGCCACTGGATGCCCAGATGCTGCTCGTAGGTGATATTGATCAGTTACCCAGTGTTGGTCCAGGCAATGTGCTGCGAGACTTGATTCGATCGAAACAGGTGCCAGTAATTCGGCTCACAGAAGTGTTTCGGCAAGCTCAAGCGAGTCACATTGTTCGAAACGCCCACCGGATTAATCAAGGACAGGTGCCGCAACTGGAACCAGTTTCTGCTGCCCCCCAAACCGACTGCCTTTGGTTAGGAGCACCGCAACCAGAAGACGGTGTTCAGGCGATTCATGACCTGATTAACGATTTGATTCCTCAATTGGGGTTTGTCCCTGCCCAAGATGTGCAGGTTCTGTGCCCCATGACGCGCGGCGAAGTAGGAACTCGCAATCTCAACACAGTATTGCAACAGCTGATTAATCCGCCCTATAGCGGTAAAACTGAGACTACTAGAGGCGGCATGATCTTACGAGTCGGCGATCGCGTGATTCAACAAGTCAATGACTATGATCGAGAAGTGTTTAACGGGGACTTGGGGGTAATCAGCGCGATCGACCCGGAGGAGCAAGAAGTGAGCGTGCGGTTTGGCGATCGTCTCATCAACTACGATCGCGCCGACTTAAATGAGATCACCTTGGCGTGGTCGATCACAACCCATAAAGCCCAAGGCAGTGAGTACCCAGTGGTAATTTTACCGTTGTACTTGCAGCACTATATGATGCTGAGTCGCAACTTACTCTATACTGCGCTCACCCGTGCTAAGCAATTAGCCATTCTGGTCGGGCCGAAGAAGGCGATCGCGATCGCCGTGAATCAAGTTAAAGACCAACAGCGTTACACAGCCCTAGCTCGTCGCTTGAGGTAG